ACACTGGTGCTTGATTAAAAGGGAGCAGAACCAACAGGCACTTCAAGAAGCTGGTGCTATTTTTGCCCGCTTCGTTGGCAGCAGTTCCTGATGCTCTGATGTGCCTAGCAGACCCTGTGAGACCCATACTGACGGCTTCTTGCACTCAGGGAGCTTGTCTATATCATTGCTCACATTTCTAAGGCTGTGTGAGTGAACAGAGCAAAAGAATCCCTTCATCCTGAGAGGCTGAGATTAAAAGTCAAAATGCTTTATATCAATACATAAAGCAGCAAACTCAGCCTCTGGAGGTTTGGGGCTCCACAGCCTTAAGAGGAGTCCTCTCTAGCCTACATAGACGGGAAATGGTGTTTGGGTAGCTGCAAGCAGACCCAGCAGTGAGACTTtaggcaaaaagaaaacaatgtcAGGAGGAAAtgagggatttttcttttgtccttccaATTCATTATAATCTTTccttacatatatatttttaataatcaTCTGGAAAGCCATTTTGCAGCACAATGTTGTCTCAACCTTGTTTTCAGCTGGGTAATTGTGAAGTGAGTGGATAAATGCTTTCTCAGCTGAGAACAAAAGGAGCCATTAGGCATCAAGCTCCTGTCCTAAATTTATGTTCAAGGCAGTTGGAGAAGTAAAGGATTGATGCCTGCTCCTGTTATCACCCTGATGGCCAGCCTGGAGATGGCAGCCTCTGCAGGGGCACGCAAATGGCACACCATGTCTCTGCACTGAGAATGCTCTGTGAGACACAGGGAGATGCTGTTTGCCCTCAGGACAAACCCTGGCTGCCCATCACCTActgccttgcctgctgctgatgctgggGAGCAAAAGCTAAGCCCTGCCTCCTTCTCCCAATTCCTTTGTTCCCCAGAAGAGGGTCCCTGGAGGGACAGGGCTCCAGCCTTAAGGATGCAGAGTGTTTGAAGATACAGAAAGCTCAAGAAAAACCTTACTATGTCTTGCCCCTCCTTCTTTGCAAATACTCTTACAGAAGTTTCCTTAATTTAGATGCCTCTCTAATGTTTTCTTGGAGGgcagaaagcacagcagctgcctttgccctgcacccaaagcagcagaaagcccAAGTGTTTCTGGGCTCCTGATTTATTCCAGAGCAGCATCAACTTCTTctgactgcagcagccctgctgcagcccagaggccaaAGTCTTCATGGTCACGTCATGATCAGAGAGAAGCACACGGTGTCTGTTTTGCTTCTGCTCCTGTGCCATTCCAACCTACTCACTCTACCACCACCCACAGAGATAAAGTAATTTGGGGACTGTGGTGAGGAAGGGGCTGCCTTGCACATCTCCCAGAAGGGAGATGCAGAAGACCACAAAAATATGATGGCAGGAATGGGCTCATCAGTCCAGCAGGATGCTCCTGTGTGGTTAATCCATGTTTTGAAGTTAGGAATGGTTAAAGAAAGGGCCTCTTGGGGAGCTGGGAAACAGTACAAGATAAATGAAGAACTGTGGGAGCAATGGGACACATTTTTACTACCTTGCTTACTTTTCTAGATGCCTGGGTTTATACCAAAGGTGGATGAGCAGCATTTTTTCAACAGGAAAAGTGGGAAAGAGTCCTTTTCCAGAAagcccttcatttttttttttttttctccatgaagTTTGCTGCAATTCTGTTTGCTGTAGGATTTCTACATCCTGTAGAACTTGcatgaaggaggctgaggaccTGCACAAACAATCTCTACATACCCCATAACACTCCAAGCCCAGTGGATACTCACAAGCCCAGTGGACACTCACAAGCCCAGTCCCTTTCTCGTACCAAGAGAAACATACTCCAGTCAAAGGTGGACCTTTACTCACAAGAGAACCAACACCCACCTACAAACCCCCATTTTCTAGAGAGCACCATGGACTGCAAGACCCctgccctaaaaaaaaaaaacctcacctcCCAAATGAAAAGCCACTATCAGAGTCAAACCACCTCCAAATGAAGGCAACACATGTACTGAAGAAGCTGCCAGGATGAGTCACAGAAAGGAGGCAGAAGTCAGAGTtcaggttttgttcttttttttcttttttttattacaaaaaagacaaaactatTCGGAAGAAGTCCAAATGCAGAATATAACTGGCACCATCTAAGATATCCAAGTGTAAAATCCTGGAACGTCTGAAACCATCCCAGCAcgagctgggagggacaggtgtcctctctcttctcctagCCCCTATCACACCTGGCTGACAGGCAGCCCAAGAGCCAGGACACAACAGTGACATCAACAGTCTCTGTAAAACCCTTCTGCTTTAGAAACTAAGaatatcatgaaaaaaaaaatagtaattctaaaacttcttttttttttttcctttatcaaAAGCCCTGCTTTAGTGATGTGCTAGCCCCGCTGGAACGGTACATCACCCACAGCTCTGTCCAGAACATGGTTAAGTTGACCTGTCAACTTTTAGTTCAGGACTCCTTCCTCCTGTTGATCTGCACGCTTGTGAGCGTGCGGCGGCTGCTCAAGTTACAGTAAGAAAGGCTTCTGCAGGCTTCCCGGGTCTGGGAACCGCCTCCTGCAAACTCCACTCCACGCTGAAACAAATCTCTTCCAAGTCTCCTCTACCGAGCCTTCCAAGCTCACCCTCAGTCCCACCTGGAGGCCCCCTGGCAGCATCCTcaggagctctgcctgctctagCCGGGTGAGTCATTGGAACATCATctctttacaaaaaaaaaaaaccaaaaaccactttcacagattttttttcttgtttttgtatttaaatagaaaaatactACTTCACTCTGTGTTATGAGCCAGAGACCAGTTGACTTCCAGTGACAGAACCAGTTCTCCTCAACGCTCCTATGCTGAGCTCAAATGCCAGAAGATTCCCAGAAACCTCTGAGTGGCCAGAGGGTGAAGATCTCCCAATCACACAGGCAGGAGCGAGCATGCAGGGTTCCATCATAGCCTCTATCTTCCCCTCTCCACAGAAGGGCACCAACTTTAGAGAACCATCAGTCTGCAGAAGAATCAGCGGTGGGGGCTAACACCCCAAATTTGACTCTTGGGGAATTCAGCTTTTAAGCTTTCCACTCGCCTGCtggctttttgtgtgtgcagtCTGTCCCTGGAAGCCACCGGACCCCATACACATgaattagacaaaaaaaaaaaaaaaaaaaaatcaaaaaaacaaaaaacagtggTTAAAAGTTCTCTAAcgccctctcctcctcctcctcccatcctCTGAAGAGTCAACGACAAACAGACATCGATAAaactaaatctgccctcctcccccacctcaGGACAACAAGAGTTACTGAGACACAAAACGTGTTATCTTGTACCCTCAGGATTACATCTAGAAGAGAAGCTTAGGGGTGCAGGGAGCGTGAGGGGAGGGCGGCGTCTGCAGGGGCAGTCTGCTTAGTTCTTGTACTCAAAAGGCTCATCGCCGGTTTCGTTGAGGAGACACGTGCGGACCAGAGCCTCCGTCACGGCATAGGGATCGCAGTTGGCGGAGGGTCGGCGGTCCTCGAAGTAGCCTTTCTTCTCGTGGCCCACGTTCCGGGGGATGCGGATGCTGGCGCCGCGGTTGGCCACGCCGGCGGAGAACTCGTTGATGTTGGACGTCTCGTGGAAACCCGTCAGGCGCCGGGCGTTGTCCAGCCCTCCCTTGGGGTCGTAGGCACGGATGTGGTACTGGTGACGCTTGCTCAGCTTTTCAATGGCCTCTTCGATGTGCCTGTGAAGAGAgcaagggagaggggaaggtgcAGTGAGTTGTCTGATGAATGGGTACGAGCTGAGCCACTTGACCATTGCATCCAAGCCACAAGGGGTTCATGGCTGTCCCCAGGCCGCTTCACGATGAAGCCTTATGCCCTACAAGCCACTTTTCTGATCATGGCAACACTGACACTGCTGACCCAGGCTGGTTCTTGGAAAAGGATCCCCATGGCCAAATTCCACAGAGTCCCTCAGTGGTGCTGTGCATGAGACACCACCAGTTCAGCCCACGGCCAAATCCCACAGGGGAGCTTGTGCTCAGAGGGGATGTTTCTTAACACACAAGCATCTATCTGGTAAGCTCACAGGGTCATGGGTTGGCTCGTTCTCCTGGGGAATGAAGGAGCTAGGAAAAGGAGGCATGGCTCAGTTTTGGCACCACCAAGATTAAGGCAAGAAAACACAGCTGCCAGGAGGAGCCCCTTCATAGAGCTTCACTGCAAACCAGTGCTGCAAGGTCCCTGCTGGCACTCAACACACCCATCCCATAAGGAAACTTGGGGTTTACACATCCAGATCTTGCTGCTTAAGAGAATGTGTCATTAGCTACCACAGCCCAGCCTAGTCAGAAGCaaattgtctttctctttcatcGTGGTTATACAAAAAGGGTCTATACTGAATTTGTTTGCAGCACTGGCTGGTCAAGAGCTGGACAGCAGCCTGTTATGAATAGCTGCATCTTGGCCACCCATGCTTCCAGCAACACTGGTGGAGGAGCTATACTGCTGGCTGAATTTCCCACCCAGCACTGAGATGGGAGTGTtatcatagaaaaaaaaaaaaatcaatcaaataAAACATATATCCAGAAGAAAAGCTCAAACAAAACACCAGGCACCAGAATGACATCTCTCATCCCATCAAAACTCTGCAGAAAGCTTGTTGCTACTAACAAAgtccagcctgctgcctgctaaACAGACACTACTGGCCCATCTCAAAAGACTTACTTGAGACCTCCATCTTCCCTCATGCTCTTGGTGCTGAAGTTGGTGTGACAGCCAGCACCGTTCCAGTTCCCAGGAATGGGTTTGGGATCGAAGGACACGACGACACCAAAGTCTTCACACACCCGATGAAGGATGAAGCGCGCGATCCAGAGGTGATCCCCCATCTCAATCCCTTCACATGGTCCCACCTGGAACTCCCACTACAAGGAGGAGGAGTCACCAGCTCAGTGGTGCAGAGATATTCACCGTGAGGCACTTCCCACCCCCTTATGCTCTGATTGTTGATAGAGTGACATGGCTCAGAGCCAAAAGCTCCTGCTGCTTGGGATTCTTCTGTACTATCTCACTCCAAGAGGCATCTCAAAACAATTTACCTGGGCTGGCATCACTTCTGCATTGGTTCCTCCAATTTTCACACCAGCATAAAGGCACGCTCGGTAGTGGGCCTCCACAATGTCTCTGCCATAGGCTTTGTCTGCCCCTACGCCACAGTAGTATGGACCTGCAACAGCACAGGTGAACAACAGCGCAGCGTTGAGtttccagaaaggaaaaaggcttAAACTTAGTGAAGAAAGATCACACACAGAAAACTCCCCAGAGGCATAGGATGCGTGGAAACCCCCAAACTCTCTTTCTGATGGATGTACTAGCAGGGCACTGATGGAGAGCAAGTCCCTCTGATAGTGTGCGCttgtgctgtgccatgctgggcAAGACTTTAAATCACCCGCAGACTAACAAACCACGCAGCAAATTTAGATGTGGCCCATCACCATCTTAGCCCTTCTGCAATGACCTTAATCTCATGGGTTAATTCATGCCAATATCCTCCTTGCTGTTGTCCACTCTCACTTCTAGAAACATCTCAGATTCTTCAGCTGGCCTGAAGCACTTAAGCTGCATCACACGGATTACAATTCAAACGCAGTATTAGGAAATCCTGACTTGCTCCAGTGCAGACTCCCAAAGGATTACCTTGGGGCCCAGGGAAACCATTGGAAGGCCAGCCAAATGGGTGTCCATCTGTGCCCAGAAGAGTGTACTCTTGCTCCATTCCAAACCAGGGGTGCTGGTTGGACACCATATCCATAATCCGCCTGCAGGTGTGTCGGAGATTTGACTCTAGAACGGAAAAGCAACACAAGGCTTCATTGGCATCTCCACCTCCATTCCCTATCTCCATTTTATTTATAGTTTGAGTCCTAGCAGTGTTTGTAAAGCATCCCAGGACCAGCCCTTTCTCCACCACCAgcactttgcctttttttttttttactttcagagCAGAGATTATTTTTGTGTTGTGCACGACGCTAAGGGCAGGAACATCATTTGGACAGGCCTCCCTTTGCCCTCCCCAGAAACACCAcctccagcaggagaagggagaaggtggTCCATTCACCTGCAGACTGGCGGTTGTATTTGAAGACCTCGCAGAGAACTAGTTTATTGGGATCCTTGCGGAAGGGGTCTCGAAACATGGCAGCAGGTCGCAGGTACATGTCACTGTTGGAGCCTTCAGATTGGTAAGTGCTGGAGCCATCAAAATTCCACTCAGGGAGATCTGgagcagaaagagaaacaagCCACAGTGACCCAGGGTCCCTGGTCACCAGGCGATGGGGTCCTGACCACCCTCCAGTGTGACAGAGGTGAAGATGCTTGCAGAGGACAGGCTTACTTTAGGTTTAATACCAGCTCAGCTGATTTTGTTCCAAATgggaaaagccaaaaaaaaagacaaaaaccaaaaccctacaaaaacaacaacaacaacaaaaaatccccaacaaaaCAAGCGAAAAACAGGGTAATGCAACTCCCCAGCCACCCTGAGAAACAgaaggagctgggctgctggccaAGCCCAAGTGAACTGAGCACCACTAAGGCTGTTTCCCATGTTGCAAGAACCACAGGGATGAGCAGAACATCCAGTCTCCTTACAGAAGTGGCTGGACAAGCTGGGGGAGGGCAGAGCGTAACACATCCTCAAGCTGTAGGAACAAGGGGAGCCATGAGATACCATGTGTGGCCTCGAAAAGATGGGAAAGCAAAACACATTTAGGTGGAGTCTCATATGGAGGAGTATGGCCAGCGTGGTCCCCTCGGCCACCCCTCAGGGCTGCACACTGCCCTCCAGGtcaaagcacagcaggagcagcagtgaacTCCACCCGGGCAATGTTATCTCCTCTGTATCCTgggggaaaagagggaggaTGGGAAGGACAAAGattgcagaggagctgtgccaaCCACTCCCTtagagagaaaaggggaaaggagaagggaacaaaaagaaaaaaagaaggaaaaaaaccccagaaagaTAATTCTGctcagtcacacacacagtATTTTCATTTCATAACTGTCTCCAGCCAGCACCATGGCAACCTGGGGAAAATCCTAATGCTATTATTGTGTAAGCTGGGACTGTTTGTTCTGAGGGACACAAGCTCTTAATTACACCGGATAGCTCCATTCTTTCCCCTCCACTTTCTTCTGCCAAACTACTTCCGGCCAAAACGAGTACTCGGGAGTCAATGGGCTGCCAAACCCCTGCcaacagccccagcccctgccaacAGCCCCCTCCGCAGtaggggcagtgccaggggcaGCCTCCCAACCCTGGGCATCTCAGTGGAACTCCGCATCTGGAGAGCTGGGAACGTCCCCCCAAGGGTATCTGGGGAAAGAGGTATCTGGGAGGGGATGAAGAGTAGCATCTTCCCCAAGTATCATCCTTCTGCCATGAAGAGAGCAATGGCATCCGTTTTCCAGAGCATCCAAGCATCCTCCACCCGCCTTCTCACCTTCGAGGCTCTTGGGCTCATGGTCCAGAGTGCGGGTTTTGCAGCGGAGGTGCTCCCCTGTCCCATCGATCCAGATGTACATGGCTTGGACCTTCTCACCCTGTGGCAGCTTCATGTACATGTGCTTGATAGCTTTGCTCAGGTGGGAGCTTGCCGAGGTGGCCATGGCTGCAGACCGGACAAAGGGATTCCTGCAAGAGGGATACAAAAAACAACCTCAACTATGAGCCCTTCCTGCATTCCCAAATTTTTTCACCCTCCAGCCAGAGAGGAACACAAGATAGCCTGGTCACAGGGCTGATTGCCAGCTTCAGTGGTCCCATGCCATTCTGCAAGCCGCTAGACAAAACCTTACTCGAGAAGCGATCTCCTCAAAGTGTCCCATTAATAACCAAACTCCTACCCACGTCCTGCCAATAAGCTAGATCTTATCCACCAAGCCTTCAAAAGTGCTCCTCAGCCATGCTCACAACTCCAGAGCAAGTCTAATGCCCAGGAAAGCTTAGCTAGGGCTTTCTTAGTCTACTTGCTTCATGAGGAGGGCTGGCCAGCCCTGACTACTTTCTTGCATTAGCTGGTCTGAAGTTTAGACCAGGCTCACCCAGGACAGCAGAGCTCAAAGGAGAGCAACAGGCAGCGTGAGGAACCCCTGAACAACCCAGGCAGCGATGAGGAGGCTAAaggggctctgctcccagagctgtaGCATCCCCAGaaagcccagcacagcctgaagctgggctgccagggccaACCAGTGCAGGACCACGGCAGCCAGAGCCCAGGCACATTCACGAGAGCCCAAAAACGCCAATTACTGAAAATTTAACGTGATCTGGAAATTCACTCCCAACACCCTACTGCCCTTCAGCAGAAAGTCTGGGGCTGCCCAAACCAGCCTCCTCCTACCCACCCTGCTATGGTGGGGGTCCGCTGGCCCACCCTCCGGCTTCGATGACCCCAGGGAGGCTTCGCTCGCCCCGGAGGAGGCTCTGATAGCTTCGGGGAGGCTCCGCTCGCTCGGGGACAGCCCCACTCCACTAAGAGAAACGTCAACCCCACGTACATAAAATCATTTacgttggaaaagatccttaaGATCCTCGAATCCAACCGTTAACCCAACGTTGCCAAGTCCACAGACACCTTGCGAAGAGAAACCAGCCCAAACCATCTGTTTTCGAGAAGAAACTGGAACTGCCTCTCCACTCCCCCActccagggaaagggaaaaaaaaaaaaagaaagaaaaaaaaaagacagaaaaacaagagaagaaGGAATTTCCTCTACACGGTCTGACCGCCGCCGACCAAACAACCGGGGAGCCCCGGGAAGAGGCGGAGCTGTCGTCCCCACCACCACGGGGCCCCAAGGGGCTGCGCGGGGAGGACGCGGACACCCCCCTGCCCTCGGGACTGTTACCTGTGCTGGGTGCCGGTGTCTGCGGACAGACGCGGGGCTCCCACGCTCGGTCCCGGGGccgcgcccgccgccgccgctttAATGGCGCCGCAGCGCCGGCCCCGCCGCACTGATTGGGCAGCGACGGGCGGGCCGGGGGCAGGACGGGGCCGGGGTAAGGGGGGGATAAAGGGccacttccctccctctcctcctcggCAGGGTCGTCCCTGTCACCCGGAATGGAAGGGAAACCCCCTGCTTCGTCCCGCATTGAGGGATTAGTGGGTGGAGAAGCCcagaaagcagaggggaaaaggTAGAAGTGTGGGGTTTGGGTTCCTTTTGCAACCGTCCTGGCCCTGGAAAAACAAGCCTTGGTCGGGGCTGGTTGTGGGAAGGGAGCGGATCCAGGGTTTGCCGCGGCGTTTACATTAGCGGCGGCTTTTGCATAACTGGCAGGGATGGAAAGCAGCCACTCTGGGTAAACAGGGCAGCGGGGAAAGGGGAACTGGAGCCCCCTCCCGAGCTCAGGCTCTGGCTTGGTGCTCAGATTTGAGGGTAGGGGGAACAGGCAGTGTCTGCTCAATGCCCCGCTTTGCCCTTTGGAGCAGGGGacatcctccagcagctggattTCCACCCAGGACCCTAGCTCCAGGGTCACTGACACACGAAGGAAGAGAAATCCTCCAGTCCCACCGTGGGTGGGGGAAACACCCACTTCAGAGGCACGCAGGGTGTTGAGGGGTCACCCAGCAAACTGTAGGCACTGCCCAGTATTTTTCCACCCCGGCAGCTTGCTCACTGTCCCATCCCAGCTTCTCCACAACCCAGCCCTGATGGGCGAGCACAATGCCAGCACTAGCAGAAGGAGCTGCACATGTGTGCACACAGCTACATGCACATGCAGGTAGCAGGCTGAGCACATGCCACCCCCACACCTGCCACAGGGTGACAGGTTCCATGCCAACCTTGCTGAGGTGACAccaacatttctgtctctctggaagCTGGACACTCCTGACCCATCACACCCAAAGTCAGTGCAGGGACCAAGGAGATCTGAATCTCCATCTAGGAGGAGGTTGAATGGCAGGCTAATGCCTCGCCTTGGTTTATTTTCCCATCTCAAGAGCCAcatccccaccctccctcctgGGACAAGCCAGCTCATTCTTTACCACCACACTGTAGCAGCCACAAGTGTGTGTTAATCCCCTCAGGCTATCCAAATCTAAGTTAAAATTCAGATGCTTGTCATCTCCTCACATTGCTTGACCCTCCAAACGTCACAACAGAAACTGCCTTCTCTGAATACCCCCATCCCTGCACCCTCTATATAGAACACAAGTTTCAACACAGAAACAACTGCTGGGTTTTACCCACAGAAACTAGCTCAGTATCTCCTATTTGGACCAAGTTCAGCTGTGGTCACCTGAATCTAACGGCTCCACTGAAACACaaggaggcaggagctggtgctgagaTCCAGTCAAGCCAGGAGAAACCCAAAATAGCTCCCATAAAGAGGAACTGTCAAGCCACAGGCAACGTAAAGCCATGCCCAGCCAGTTTCCCTGGGTTTGCAGTGAGAATTTGCTTACTCAGGACACTGACAGCTCTGATAGC
This genomic interval from Indicator indicator isolate 239-I01 chromosome 10, UM_Iind_1.1, whole genome shotgun sequence contains the following:
- the GLUL gene encoding glutamine synthetase isoform X2; this encodes MGAILGFSWLDWISAPAPASLCFSGAVRFRNPFVRSAAMATSASSHLSKAIKHMYMKLPQGEKVQAMYIWIDGTGEHLRCKTRTLDHEPKSLEDLPEWNFDGSSTYQSEGSNSDMYLRPAAMFRDPFRKDPNKLVLCEVFKYNRQSAESNLRHTCRRIMDMVSNQHPWFGMEQEYTLLGTDGHPFGWPSNGFPGPQGPYYCGVGADKAYGRDIVEAHYRACLYAGVKIGGTNAEVMPAQWEFQVGPCEGIEMGDHLWIARFILHRVCEDFGVVVSFDPKPIPGNWNGAGCHTNFSTKSMREDGGLKHIEEAIEKLSKRHQYHIRAYDPKGGLDNARRLTGFHETSNINEFSAGVANRGASIRIPRNVGHEKKGYFEDRRPSANCDPYAVTEALVRTCLLNETGDEPFEYKN
- the GLUL gene encoding glutamine synthetase isoform X1 → MATSASSHLSKAIKHMYMKLPQGEKVQAMYIWIDGTGEHLRCKTRTLDHEPKSLEDLPEWNFDGSSTYQSEGSNSDMYLRPAAMFRDPFRKDPNKLVLCEVFKYNRQSAESNLRHTCRRIMDMVSNQHPWFGMEQEYTLLGTDGHPFGWPSNGFPGPQGPYYCGVGADKAYGRDIVEAHYRACLYAGVKIGGTNAEVMPAQWEFQVGPCEGIEMGDHLWIARFILHRVCEDFGVVVSFDPKPIPGNWNGAGCHTNFSTKSMREDGGLKHIEEAIEKLSKRHQYHIRAYDPKGGLDNARRLTGFHETSNINEFSAGVANRGASIRIPRNVGHEKKGYFEDRRPSANCDPYAVTEALVRTCLLNETGDEPFEYKN
- the GLUL gene encoding glutamine synthetase isoform X3, which translates into the protein MNPFVRSAAMATSASSHLSKAIKHMYMKLPQGEKVQAMYIWIDGTGEHLRCKTRTLDHEPKSLEDLPEWNFDGSSTYQSEGSNSDMYLRPAAMFRDPFRKDPNKLVLCEVFKYNRQSAESNLRHTCRRIMDMVSNQHPWFGMEQEYTLLGTDGHPFGWPSNGFPGPQGPYYCGVGADKAYGRDIVEAHYRACLYAGVKIGGTNAEVMPAQWEFQVGPCEGIEMGDHLWIARFILHRVCEDFGVVVSFDPKPIPGNWNGAGCHTNFSTKSMREDGGLKHIEEAIEKLSKRHQYHIRAYDPKGGLDNARRLTGFHETSNINEFSAGVANRGASIRIPRNVGHEKKGYFEDRRPSANCDPYAVTEALVRTCLLNETGDEPFEYKN